Proteins found in one Quercus robur chromosome 2, dhQueRobu3.1, whole genome shotgun sequence genomic segment:
- the LOC126703326 gene encoding uncharacterized protein LOC126703326 → MVLQGDSVINLKGLRSKKKKMVDNSNRRPWSELPDALRYMITKLLGTIDYLMFGCVCRAWRLYAVANRQEFMASQPPLVMFMPNRSKRACYFYNIFDGRKYKAKLPNLVGKICYRISYGHELRVLNPPLEHNRVILASLETPLSKFVITAFRRYDSYLQFCRSTYADWSHCDCNDHWIFVDLTVYKRKLYAITTGAGIGVVNLNSCPYVTPLEVKSIPNLKGGLWLRGPDEQLLLINAIGNNHEVYELNFLKMEWVKMQNLGDQALFLDYYEGGLGFSNKTRWKDSERPSNGRYYFDRDNTTFGSTSWMSTCADCTISFVIREIQQWEPNYTFAECIEDNAEHSEDQTDVQNAECSAQDTG, encoded by the exons ATGGTATTGCAAGGGGACAGTGTCATAAATCTTAAGGGGCTTAGaagtaagaagaaaaagatggtTGACAATAGTAATCGGAGGCCATGGTCGGAGCTCCCTGACGCTTTGCGTTACATGATCACCAAGTTGCTAGGTACTATAGACTATCTCATGTTTGGCTGTGTCTGCAGAGCATGGAGATTGTATGCTGTGGCAAACAGGCAAGAGTTTATGGCATCCCAACCTCCACTTGTTATGTTTATGCCAAATCGTTCTAAGAGAGCTTGTTACTTCTATAACATCTTTGATGGAAGGAAGTATAAGGCAAAACTCCCCAACCTTGTTGGCAAAATCTGTTATAGGATCTCATATGG ACATGAACTCCGTGTCCTTAACCCTCCCCTAGAGCATAATCGTGTCATCCTTGCTTCTTTAGAGACACCTTTGTCAAAGTTTGTAATCACAGCCTTTCGCAGATATGACTCATATCTACAGTTTTGTAGATCCACATATGCCGATTGGTCTCATTGTGATTGCAATGATCACTGGATATTTGTTGATTTAACCGTGTACAAGCGAAAATTGTATGCAATAACAACTGGTGCTGGAATAGGAGTGGTAAATCTAAACTCTTGTCCTTATGTGACCCCATTGGAAGTTAAATCCATTCCAAATTTGAAAGGTGGACTGTGGTTACGGGGTCCTGATGAGCAGCTCCTGTTGATTAATGCAATTGGAAATAATCATGAAGTTTAtgagctaaattttttgaagatgGAATGGGTGAAAATGCAAAACTTGGGAGATCAAGCATTGTTTCTGGATTATTATGAGGGCGGCTTAGGGTTTAGCAACAAAACCAGATGGAAAGATAGTGAAAGACCTTCTAATGGCAGATACTATTTTGATCGTGATAACACGACATTTGGTTCCACTTCATGGATG TCAACCTGTGCAGATTGTACCATCTCTTTTGTGATAAGAGAAATCCAACAATG GGAACCAAATTACACATTTGCAGAGTGCATTGAAGACAATGCAGAGCACAGTGAAGATCAAACAGATGTACAGAATGCAGAATGTAGTGCTCAGGATACAGGGTGA
- the LOC126703335 gene encoding uncharacterized protein LOC126703335, translating into MASQPPLLVFLSTQAKRASYFYSIFEQRLYKAKLRNLNGKSCFGITRGYLVMEDNKKRADSQIWLLNPFTRHELHFPSPPNPYSRLILASLATPLQEFVIIAFCIWYPSLQFFRLKDLSWTVHDYSDKFNGCRGPSPWAIVDGAVLMGKLYVLTSYAEIGVLNLNSTPYGTLLEVKNTGYLHRGLQLLAYDEQLLMIYGLMNGIGIMKEECQVYELNFMKMEWMRIQNFTDQALFLDYDMGSRFSNMTIWGWSQQYSNCIYNVGICSAILTIACSFGVGV; encoded by the coding sequence ATGGCATCCCAACCTCCACTTCTTGTCTTCTTATCAACGCAAGCTAAGAGAGCTTCTTATTTCTATAGCATCTTTGAGCAAAGGTTGTACAAGGCAAAATTGCGTAACCTTAATGGCAAATCATGTTTTGGGATAACTCGTGGGTACTTGGTCATGGAAGACAATAAAAAAAGGGCAGATTCTCAAATTTGGCTTCTGAATCCTTTTACAAGACATGAACTCCATTTCCCTAGCCCTCCCAATCCTTATTCTCGTCTGATCCTTGCTTCTTTGGCTACGCCTTTGCAGGAGTTTGTAATCATAGCTTTCTGCATATGGTACCCATCTCTACAGTTTTTTAGACTCAAAGATCTCAGCTGGACTGTACATGATTATAGTGATAAATTTAATGGCTGTCGTGGGCCCTCTCCGTGGGCGATTGTTGATGGAGCTGTCTTAATGGGTAAGTTATACGTTTTAACTAGTTATGCTGAAATTGGGGTGCTAAATCTGAATTCTACGCCTTACGGAACCCTGCTGGAAGTTAAAAACACTGGATATTTGCACCGTGGGCTACAGTTACTGGCTTATGATGAGCAGCTTTTGATGATTTATGGATTGATGAACGGAATTGGAATTATGAAGGAAGAATGTCAAGTTTATGAGCTTAATTTTATGAAGATGGAATGGATGAGGATTCAGAACTTCACTGATCAAGCATTGTTTCTGGATTATGATATGGGCTCAAGATTTAGCAACATGACCATATGGGGGTGGAGCCAACAATATTCAAATTGCATATACAATGTTGGTATTTGCTCCGCGATACTAACTATTGCATGCAGTTTTGGTGTTGGGGTGTGA